In Balneola sp., one genomic interval encodes:
- the leuC gene encoding 3-isopropylmalate dehydratase large subunit, with protein MSKTLFDKVWDQHVVEEVEGGLEVLYIDRHLIHEVTSPQAFSGIRNRGVDIHRTDKIVATADHNVPTKNQHLPIKDALSKLQVDALQQNCEDFGIELYGLGHPYQGIVHVIGPELGITKPGMTIVCGDSHTSTHGAFGAIAFGIGTSQVEQVMATQCLLVERPKTMRITINGELGEGIYAKDIILYIISKLGTGGGTGHFVEYTGTAIWGLSMEARMTICNMSIEMGARGGMIAPDETTFEYVKGKEFAPKGAKFEKAVKYWKTLYSDDEAVFDTEYNYRAEDIEPMITYGTNPGAGIKITGTVPKPEEVENPDGLKKSLEYMGLEAGQSLEGKKIDHVFIGSCTNSRIEDLRIVANYVKGKKKADHVEAMIVPGSRQVQEQAQKEGIDTILAEAGFELRQSGCSACLGMNEDKIPKGDYCVSTSNRNFEGRQGPGARTMLVSPLTAAAIAIEGKVVDPRKFTLEKVAV; from the coding sequence ATGTCAAAAACGTTATTTGATAAAGTTTGGGATCAGCATGTTGTGGAGGAGGTTGAAGGAGGATTGGAAGTCCTGTATATCGATCGTCATTTAATCCATGAGGTTACAAGTCCACAGGCTTTTAGCGGTATTCGGAATCGGGGAGTTGATATCCACCGAACCGACAAAATTGTAGCCACGGCTGATCACAACGTTCCCACGAAAAACCAACATCTGCCTATTAAAGACGCTTTATCCAAACTACAGGTTGATGCCCTTCAGCAAAACTGCGAAGACTTTGGCATAGAGCTTTACGGATTAGGGCATCCTTATCAAGGAATTGTGCATGTAATTGGACCAGAATTGGGGATCACTAAGCCGGGCATGACCATAGTTTGTGGTGATAGTCATACTTCTACTCATGGGGCATTTGGTGCAATCGCATTTGGAATCGGGACATCACAGGTAGAGCAGGTTATGGCCACTCAATGTCTGTTGGTTGAACGTCCAAAAACCATGCGCATCACGATTAATGGAGAGCTTGGAGAAGGTATTTATGCCAAGGATATCATCCTCTACATTATTTCAAAATTAGGAACGGGCGGGGGAACCGGACATTTTGTTGAATACACCGGAACCGCTATTTGGGGTCTTTCGATGGAAGCCCGGATGACGATCTGCAATATGAGCATTGAGATGGGCGCTCGTGGCGGCATGATTGCTCCTGATGAAACTACCTTTGAGTATGTAAAGGGAAAAGAGTTTGCACCAAAAGGAGCAAAATTTGAAAAAGCTGTCAAATATTGGAAAACACTTTATTCAGATGATGAAGCTGTTTTCGATACCGAATACAATTACCGGGCTGAAGATATTGAGCCGATGATTACATATGGGACAAATCCGGGAGCAGGAATTAAAATCACAGGAACGGTTCCTAAACCTGAAGAAGTAGAAAACCCAGACGGACTGAAAAAGTCTTTAGAATATATGGGATTGGAAGCCGGTCAATCTTTAGAAGGGAAGAAAATAGATCATGTATTTATAGGAAGCTGTACCAATAGCAGGATCGAAGATTTAAGGATCGTGGCCAACTATGTGAAAGGCAAAAAGAAAGCTGATCATGTAGAAGCAATGATTGTCCCGGGTTCTCGACAAGTTCAGGAGCAGGCTCAAAAGGAAGGAATTGATACTATTCTTGCTGAAGCCGGATTTGAACTTCGCCAGTCGGGCTGCTCGGCTTGTTTGGGAATGAATGAGGATAAAATCCCCAAAGGCGATTACTGCGTTTCAACTTCAAACCGAAATTTTGAAGGAAGGCAGGGGCCGGGAGCCAGAACTATGCTGGTAAGTCCGCTTACTGCAGCAGCCATCGCAATTGAAGGAAAAGTGGTTGATCCTCGAAAATTCACACTCGAAAAAGTAGCGGTTTAG
- the leuD gene encoding 3-isopropylmalate dehydratase small subunit, translating to MEKFKVLKTPAVPLPEEDVDTDQIIPARFLKATSREGFGENLFRDWRYDSDGNPKEDFVLNNEKYSGKVLVAGRNFGCGSSREHAAWALYDYGFRAVVSSFFADIFKGNALNNGLLPIQVSEEFLKKMLGDIKKKPSTPIKIDLKDQEISLEDGSSETFEINSFKKMCLLKGYDDIDFLLSKMDKIKEFEKQHVEF from the coding sequence ATGGAGAAATTCAAAGTACTAAAAACACCGGCTGTTCCGCTTCCTGAAGAAGACGTAGACACCGATCAGATTATACCGGCTCGTTTCCTCAAAGCAACTTCCAGAGAAGGATTTGGAGAAAACTTATTTCGGGACTGGAGATATGATTCCGACGGAAACCCTAAAGAAGATTTTGTGCTGAATAATGAAAAATATTCAGGAAAGGTATTAGTAGCAGGGCGGAATTTTGGTTGTGGGTCAAGCCGCGAGCATGCTGCCTGGGCATTATATGATTATGGATTCAGAGCAGTAGTGTCAAGCTTTTTTGCTGATATTTTTAAAGGAAACGCACTCAACAACGGACTCTTACCTATTCAGGTGAGCGAAGAGTTTCTAAAGAAGATGCTGGGAGATATTAAGAAAAAACCATCAACCCCAATAAAGATCGATCTTAAAGATCAGGAGATTTCTTTAGAAGATGGAAGCAGTGAAACATTCGAAATCAACTCATTTAAAAAAATGTGTCTGCTGAAGGGATATGACGATATTGACTTCCTGCTCAGTAAAATGGACAAAATCAAAGAATTTGAAAAACAACATGTGGAGTTTTAG
- the leuB gene encoding 3-isopropylmalate dehydrogenase, with protein MKKKIAVLPGDGIGPEVTKQAIKVLEVIAERFGHEFEYEKGLVGAVAIEATGDPLPKETLETCLNADSILFGAIGDPKYDNNPNAKVRPEQGLLRLRKELGLYANIRPVKTYDSLIQRSPLKEENIKGTDLVIYRELAGGIYFGEKGRSEDGESAYDHCTYSVAEIERIAKLAFQAAQNRRKKLTLIDKANVLETSRLWRQTVQVIAQNYPDVEVEYLFVDNAAMQIILRPNQFDVILTENMFGDIISDESSVITGSIGLLPSASIGEKASLFEPIHGSYPQAAGKDIANPIAMILSVAMMLNHFGLKEEAELINTNITFMIKKGLVTQDLHSRNFISCSKVGDALGLLLDKNIEGVRFENMFEGKLPVI; from the coding sequence ATGAAAAAGAAAATAGCTGTATTGCCCGGAGACGGAATTGGGCCTGAAGTAACAAAGCAGGCCATCAAAGTTTTGGAAGTGATAGCTGAGCGCTTTGGCCATGAGTTTGAATATGAAAAGGGATTGGTAGGAGCTGTAGCTATTGAAGCAACCGGTGATCCGCTTCCTAAAGAAACCCTCGAGACTTGTTTGAATGCAGACTCGATTCTGTTTGGTGCTATTGGTGATCCAAAATATGATAATAACCCAAATGCCAAAGTACGTCCAGAGCAGGGATTATTACGGCTCAGAAAAGAGCTTGGGTTGTATGCCAATATCCGGCCGGTTAAAACCTATGATTCTCTGATTCAGCGATCCCCATTAAAGGAAGAAAATATTAAGGGTACCGATCTGGTGATCTATAGGGAATTGGCGGGAGGTATTTATTTTGGCGAAAAAGGCCGAAGTGAAGATGGAGAATCCGCGTATGATCACTGCACCTATTCAGTCGCTGAAATTGAACGCATTGCTAAGCTGGCTTTTCAAGCAGCTCAAAACCGGCGCAAAAAACTAACACTGATCGACAAAGCCAATGTCCTGGAAACGTCACGGCTCTGGCGACAAACTGTACAGGTTATAGCACAAAACTATCCAGATGTAGAAGTGGAATATCTCTTTGTAGACAACGCGGCTATGCAAATCATACTAAGACCTAATCAGTTTGATGTGATTTTGACTGAGAACATGTTTGGAGATATAATTTCTGATGAGAGCAGTGTGATAACAGGTTCTATTGGGTTATTACCTTCGGCATCAATCGGTGAGAAAGCTTCGCTGTTTGAGCCTATTCATGGAAGCTATCCGCAGGCTGCTGGAAAGGATATCGCCAATCCCATCGCAATGATTTTGTCAGTAGCCATGATGTTGAATCACTTTGGTTTGAAGGAAGAGGCTGAACTGATCAATACCAACATTACCTTCATGATTAAGAAGGGGCTTGTTACTCAGGACTTACATTCAAGGAATTTCATCTCCTGTTCAAAAGTAGGAGACGCACTTGGCCTGCTGCTTGATAAGAATATTGAGGGAGTCCGTTTTGAGAATATGTTTGAAGGGAAGTTGCCGGTTATTTAA
- a CDS encoding RecQ family ATP-dependent DNA helicase encodes MQDYFHKAELNLKKFWGFNGFRPGQDEVVKSVFDGKETLVLFPTGGGKSLCYQVPATVFEGMTLVISPLVALMQDQVQQLKSKGVSATFINSTIPSYEVEQRLVNARNGMYKLLYCAPERLKTSLWEAELPRLNIDLVAIDEAHCISEWGHDFRPSYRDIKTSLESIADQTRWIALTATATPEVQKDIVESLGYEAPNVISRGFSRPNLKWWVVKSPKKKQKLEESVQKGAQKGDGLIYGGTRKNCEHLADRFSRLGIKTEAYHAGVESEKRKAIQQRWITGETPLVAATNAFGMGIDKPDCRYVIHEEMPYSLEAYYQEAGRAGRDGEESFPILLYRESDYYKADDRIDQSYPTLDELDHVYQILCDSFYLAVGSEMEESMPFDIEQIKKRGKLKYGKARAAMRILDQFDIIAMHEEVKPAVSIQFTLSQNAMKTFREKCKNDEKAEFTDKLERMFGGLAFREMVQLDEEYVLEKLSIQRNSLVKALNVLMQNDQVLVFEMHKQRNLVKVLEARSRKLPLTKKEVESHRNNLFRKLEHMHGYILTDTCREVYLRNYFGDTDAEPCGHCDNCLKSKSAANETPSNDELKVIYEELKSQEKTLAQLCDSTGQSKAKVQHGIQFLIRENKVTTVPEKPGFYKGI; translated from the coding sequence TTGCAGGATTATTTTCACAAAGCAGAATTAAATTTAAAAAAATTTTGGGGATTTAATGGGTTTCGTCCGGGTCAGGATGAAGTTGTTAAATCGGTTTTTGATGGAAAGGAAACACTCGTTCTCTTTCCAACCGGGGGAGGTAAGTCACTTTGCTATCAGGTGCCGGCTACAGTTTTTGAGGGGATGACACTTGTTATTTCCCCACTTGTTGCGCTCATGCAAGATCAGGTTCAGCAACTGAAATCCAAAGGCGTTTCTGCAACGTTCATCAACAGTACAATCCCATCTTATGAAGTTGAGCAGAGATTGGTGAATGCCAGAAATGGGATGTATAAGCTGCTTTATTGTGCGCCGGAAAGACTCAAAACGAGTTTATGGGAAGCTGAATTGCCAAGGTTGAACATAGACCTGGTTGCCATCGATGAGGCACATTGCATCAGTGAGTGGGGGCACGATTTTCGGCCCAGCTACCGGGACATTAAAACTTCACTTGAAAGTATAGCCGACCAAACCCGCTGGATTGCATTAACGGCAACGGCTACGCCCGAAGTTCAGAAGGATATTGTTGAATCATTGGGTTATGAAGCGCCCAATGTTATTTCAAGGGGATTTTCACGTCCAAACCTAAAGTGGTGGGTGGTGAAATCACCAAAGAAAAAACAGAAGCTGGAAGAATCGGTTCAGAAAGGTGCTCAAAAAGGAGATGGACTTATTTATGGCGGAACCCGCAAGAACTGCGAACACCTTGCAGATCGGTTTAGCAGGCTCGGAATTAAGACGGAAGCATATCATGCCGGCGTAGAGTCTGAAAAGAGGAAAGCCATTCAACAGCGATGGATTACAGGTGAAACGCCCCTTGTAGCGGCCACCAATGCTTTCGGGATGGGCATTGATAAGCCGGATTGCAGATATGTGATACACGAAGAAATGCCGTATTCACTGGAGGCTTATTATCAGGAAGCGGGCCGTGCAGGACGGGATGGGGAAGAGAGCTTTCCAATCTTATTGTATCGGGAATCGGATTACTACAAAGCGGATGACCGGATCGACCAAAGCTATCCAACTCTGGATGAACTGGATCACGTCTATCAGATTTTGTGTGACAGCTTTTATCTGGCAGTGGGTTCAGAGATGGAAGAGTCTATGCCGTTTGATATTGAGCAGATCAAAAAACGCGGTAAACTGAAATATGGAAAGGCCAGAGCAGCCATGCGTATTCTTGATCAGTTTGATATTATAGCCATGCATGAAGAGGTGAAGCCTGCGGTGAGCATTCAGTTTACGCTCAGCCAAAATGCGATGAAGACTTTTCGGGAGAAGTGTAAAAACGATGAGAAGGCAGAATTCACAGACAAGCTGGAGCGTATGTTTGGCGGATTAGCTTTTCGTGAAATGGTGCAGCTGGATGAAGAATATGTGCTCGAGAAGTTGTCCATTCAAAGGAACTCATTGGTGAAAGCGTTAAACGTACTGATGCAAAATGATCAGGTTCTGGTTTTTGAAATGCATAAGCAGCGTAATCTGGTTAAAGTACTGGAAGCCCGCTCCCGAAAGTTGCCGTTGACGAAGAAGGAAGTCGAATCCCATCGAAATAACTTATTCCGAAAGCTGGAGCATATGCATGGATACATCCTTACGGATACTTGTCGGGAAGTATATCTTAGAAACTACTTCGGAGATACAGATGCGGAGCCTTGCGGGCATTGTGATAACTGTCTGAAATCGAAGTCAGCCGCTAATGAAACGCCATCTAATGATGAATTGAAGGTGATTTATGAAGAGCTTAAGTCGCAAGAAAAAACATTAGCTCAACTCTGCGACTCTACAGGTCAATCAAAAGCTAAAGTACAGCATGGGATTCAGTTTTTGATAAGAGAGAATAAGGTGACTACGGTGCCGGAGAAGCCGGGATTTTATAAGGGGATTTAG
- a CDS encoding NAD-binding protein, giving the protein MNLDSKIAIVTGASSGIGAEFSKMLIENGAEVYGLARSEDKLNKLQKSLGNKFHPVKMDITNAEDLEEWVDDTFNLNHQPDILINNAGVMYSANVEDLSMSEWHNMINVNLNGIFYLTRLIVPLMKENENTTHIINISSIAGIMGNPTISGYNASKFGVRGFSEALFKELRYDAIKVTCVFPGSIDTELFDKIDGIDNHPNMMKTTDISSTVKFLLETDDNFLINEITMRPLNPKDPTN; this is encoded by the coding sequence ATGAATCTTGATTCAAAAATCGCCATCGTAACCGGAGCCAGTAGTGGAATTGGAGCTGAATTCAGTAAAATGCTGATCGAAAACGGTGCTGAAGTATATGGTCTTGCGCGAAGTGAAGACAAGCTCAACAAGCTTCAAAAGTCTCTCGGTAACAAATTTCACCCCGTAAAAATGGATATCACCAATGCCGAGGATTTAGAAGAATGGGTGGATGATACTTTTAATTTAAATCACCAGCCGGATATTCTCATCAACAATGCCGGAGTTATGTATTCTGCGAATGTTGAAGATCTGTCTATGAGTGAATGGCATAATATGATCAATGTGAACCTGAATGGTATTTTTTACCTAACCCGGCTCATTGTTCCGCTCATGAAAGAGAATGAAAATACCACTCACATTATCAATATTTCCTCTATTGCCGGAATCATGGGCAATCCAACTATTTCCGGATATAACGCCAGTAAATTTGGAGTACGTGGTTTTAGTGAGGCTCTTTTTAAGGAATTGAGATATGACGCAATTAAGGTTACCTGCGTATTTCCGGGCTCTATCGATACCGAGCTGTTCGATAAAATTGATGGCATCGACAACCATCCAAACATGATGAAAACAACCGATATCTCAAGCACGGTTAAATTCCTCCTCGAAACGGATGACAATTTCCTGATTAATGAAATCACCATGCGCCCATTAAACCCTAAAGATCCTACAAACTAA
- a CDS encoding endonuclease has translation MSRAYVYILTNYKRTTLYIGVTKNLSQRIWQHKQGQGSEFTKRYKLTILVYAEECGTISDAIEREKQLKNWHKKWKWNLIRKHNPTLEDWYFTLRF, from the coding sequence ATGAGTAGAGCTTATGTTTACATATTAACCAATTATAAAAGAACTACGCTTTATATCGGTGTTACCAAAAATCTTTCTCAAAGAATATGGCAACATAAACAAGGGCAAGGATCTGAGTTTACCAAAAGATATAAGCTGACCATACTTGTTTACGCTGAAGAATGTGGTACTATCAGTGATGCGATTGAAAGAGAGAAGCAGTTAAAAAATTGGCATAAGAAATGGAAGTGGAATCTGATCAGGAAACACAATCCAACTCTTGAGGACTGGTATTTCACGTTAAGATTTTGA
- a CDS encoding uridine kinase: MSKNPLVIGVAGGSGSGKTTVVNYICDEFAADNILRIEHDSYYRELQHLPFEERVKQNFDHPASLETELMIRHIKALMEGYTVEVPVYDFEQHTRKEETITATPSEVILIDGILIFSEPDLLELMDVKIFVDTDDDVRLLRRLKRDIQDRGRSVDGVLAQYEKFVRPMHLEFVEPSKRYADVIIPRGGKNKVALEMVSALIRGQMSS; encoded by the coding sequence ATGTCTAAGAATCCTTTGGTCATCGGAGTTGCTGGTGGTAGTGGCTCAGGTAAAACAACGGTTGTTAATTATATCTGTGATGAATTTGCAGCCGACAACATTCTCCGCATCGAGCATGATTCCTATTACAGGGAACTCCAGCATCTTCCTTTTGAAGAGCGTGTAAAACAAAATTTTGATCACCCTGCTTCTCTCGAAACTGAACTCATGATCCGTCACATCAAGGCTTTGATGGAAGGTTATACGGTTGAAGTTCCGGTGTATGATTTTGAACAGCACACCCGTAAGGAGGAAACCATTACAGCTACTCCTTCTGAGGTTATCCTTATTGACGGCATTCTGATTTTTTCAGAGCCGGATTTATTGGAACTCATGGATGTTAAAATATTTGTGGATACGGACGACGATGTCCGTTTACTTCGCCGACTAAAACGTGATATACAGGATAGAGGACGTTCAGTTGACGGTGTGCTTGCTCAGTACGAAAAGTTCGTTCGCCCTATGCATCTTGAATTCGTGGAGCCCAGCAAACGATATGCGGATGTAATTATCCCCCGCGGTGGCAAAAACAAAGTAGCTCTTGAAATGGTCTCTGCGCTTATTCGAGGACAGATGAGTTCCTGA
- a CDS encoding N-acetylmuramoyl-L-alanine amidase — protein sequence MRIPFFSRALLLLFIFLFSCVSSYAQTQLYRVSNTARSDGMGYVVRFHQTAPVDSFEVIQPAPDLIQMVLYDEEIDTTGLQLPEQSEKLKEVRLYKLEYGYGIDIYLADDAYYQSRGYLDQNGSDVLVSLEVSTEREVNRFSQQFLARNWYEELVDLGSTLQLENQEVTNSSPPTDDFYNNVKDKLRFDKIVIDPGHGGWDPGSIGYKGVKEKDITLAVAKRLGEYIQNSPEMEGVEVVYTREDDTYLGLAELGHFANIAEGDLYISIHCNAFDDQYVRGAEVYFLGLHKSDASFEVMKRENSVFKNEVDKELTEEDLLVYELAHSGFIATSEKIAYMIEDQFKNRAQRKSRGVKQAGFQVLFEASMPAVLVELGFISNPSEQRFLTSDYGQTIMASALFRAVRNYKVEYEEKQAYSATSN from the coding sequence ATGCGCATTCCGTTTTTTTCCAGAGCGCTACTATTGCTGTTTATTTTTCTGTTTTCGTGTGTATCCAGCTATGCACAAACGCAGTTGTACAGAGTATCTAATACGGCTCGAAGTGACGGCATGGGCTACGTTGTGCGTTTTCATCAAACGGCACCTGTAGATTCATTTGAAGTAATACAACCGGCTCCGGATCTCATTCAGATGGTTCTTTATGATGAAGAAATTGATACTACCGGTCTTCAACTTCCCGAGCAAAGTGAGAAACTGAAGGAAGTTCGGCTTTATAAATTAGAGTACGGGTATGGCATAGACATTTATCTTGCTGATGATGCTTACTATCAGTCCAGAGGATATTTAGACCAAAACGGCTCTGATGTGTTAGTTAGCCTGGAAGTTTCAACCGAACGTGAAGTCAACAGATTTTCACAACAGTTCTTAGCAAGAAATTGGTACGAAGAACTTGTTGATTTGGGCAGCACGCTACAACTTGAGAATCAAGAAGTAACAAACAGCAGCCCACCTACCGACGATTTCTACAACAACGTAAAAGACAAACTTCGATTTGATAAAATTGTCATTGATCCTGGGCATGGAGGATGGGATCCCGGTTCCATTGGATATAAGGGTGTCAAAGAAAAAGATATTACCCTGGCAGTAGCAAAACGTCTTGGTGAATACATTCAAAACAGCCCTGAAATGGAGGGTGTTGAAGTGGTATATACCCGGGAAGATGATACATATCTTGGGTTAGCAGAGCTTGGGCATTTCGCTAATATTGCCGAAGGCGATCTTTACATCTCAATTCATTGTAATGCTTTTGATGATCAGTATGTCCGGGGTGCTGAAGTTTACTTCCTCGGTTTACATAAAAGTGATGCTTCTTTTGAAGTAATGAAACGCGAGAACAGTGTTTTTAAAAATGAAGTTGATAAGGAACTTACAGAAGAAGACTTATTGGTGTATGAACTTGCTCACAGCGGCTTTATCGCCACTAGTGAGAAGATAGCCTACATGATAGAAGATCAGTTTAAGAATCGGGCACAACGTAAGTCTCGGGGTGTTAAACAAGCCGGGTTCCAGGTGCTTTTTGAAGCCTCTATGCCTGCGGTTTTGGTTGAGCTAGGTTTTATTTCAAACCCATCTGAACAAAGATTTTTGACCAGCGATTATGGCCAAACTATCATGGCGTCAGCCCTCTTTAGAGCAGTACGAAATTATAAAGTTGAATACGAAGAGAAGCAGGCCTACAGCGCCACTTCTAACTAG
- a CDS encoding mechanosensitive ion channel protein MscS has product MHIQTHISRLLLLLVMSFVLYSTQAVAQETVSISDSISVSNTDTAFVQKVDSLLNARLNRLDSITKNLEERLGISQEDSSAVGGDAEQALAQLEQVISWPKVITIILFFIATYYVTVFVSTILDNFSERISKYRLRIKRTVPIFRVVLWTVAIYVAIAGIIQPPYATVITVMASVGIAVGLASQDVLKNLFGGVMLILDRPFQVGDKIQFQDHYGEVQQIGLRSSRIVTPGDSVVTIPNGELIRTAVSNANTGALDCLVVTDIYLPAESPVELVKDVAYKAVVASKYVFLKKPISIMTENQMHERRFILKLKVKAYVLDIRYEFPFQSDVTELILTELKKQGIIKDELLHNEISKQ; this is encoded by the coding sequence ATGCATATACAAACACACATATCGCGATTGCTTTTGCTTCTTGTAATGAGTTTTGTCTTGTATTCGACTCAAGCTGTAGCTCAAGAAACAGTGTCGATTTCTGACAGCATTAGTGTTTCCAACACCGATACAGCGTTCGTTCAAAAAGTGGACTCATTGCTGAATGCCCGCCTGAACCGCCTCGATTCCATTACTAAAAACTTAGAAGAACGACTAGGGATTTCCCAGGAAGACTCTTCAGCCGTTGGCGGAGATGCCGAGCAAGCTCTCGCACAACTGGAACAGGTTATCTCGTGGCCGAAGGTCATTACAATTATCCTGTTCTTTATTGCAACATACTATGTCACGGTTTTTGTAAGTACGATACTGGACAATTTTTCGGAGCGGATTTCAAAATACCGCCTTCGCATAAAACGGACGGTGCCCATCTTCAGAGTTGTGCTATGGACAGTCGCCATATACGTTGCCATTGCAGGAATTATTCAGCCTCCGTATGCCACGGTTATTACGGTGATGGCATCGGTCGGTATTGCTGTGGGACTAGCTTCTCAGGATGTGCTTAAAAATTTGTTTGGCGGGGTGATGTTAATTCTGGATCGACCGTTTCAGGTTGGCGATAAAATTCAATTTCAGGATCACTATGGGGAAGTACAGCAAATCGGTCTTCGCTCAAGCAGAATTGTAACACCGGGTGATTCTGTAGTCACCATTCCCAATGGCGAGTTGATACGCACTGCTGTCTCCAATGCCAATACCGGCGCGCTGGATTGCCTGGTAGTCACCGATATCTATTTGCCGGCTGAAAGCCCTGTCGAACTTGTTAAGGATGTAGCATATAAAGCTGTAGTGGCTTCAAAATATGTATTCCTGAAAAAGCCAATCAGTATTATGACGGAGAACCAAATGCACGAACGCAGGTTTATCCTTAAGCTGAAGGTTAAGGCGTATGTGCTGGATATTCGATATGAGTTCCCTTTCCAAAGTGATGTAACAGAACTGATTTTAACGGAATTGAAGAAGCAGGGGATTATTAAAGATGAGCTGCTTCATAATGAAATTTCAAAGCAATAG
- a CDS encoding thioredoxin family protein: protein MSATPSTMLELGTEAPDFKLPSVNGGNLSLTYADQSKGFVIMFICNHCPYVLNIEDELVNVAEEYISRGVGFIAISSNDVEKYPQDSPEKMAEKGYPFPYLYDESQDVAKSYKAACTPDIFVFDEDRKLVYRGQFDDSRPSKDAPVTGNDLRKALDTMLAGETIPEDSQTPSMGCNIKWKPGNEPEYFG from the coding sequence ATGTCTGCAACTCCATCAACAATGCTGGAATTAGGAACAGAAGCTCCCGACTTCAAACTGCCGAGTGTAAACGGTGGTAATCTTTCACTTACCTATGCGGATCAGAGTAAAGGGTTTGTGATTATGTTTATCTGTAACCATTGTCCATACGTCTTGAACATTGAGGATGAGCTCGTAAATGTAGCTGAGGAATATATCTCAAGAGGGGTAGGCTTTATAGCAATTAGTTCAAATGACGTTGAAAAATATCCGCAGGATAGTCCAGAGAAAATGGCGGAAAAAGGGTATCCTTTTCCGTACCTGTATGACGAAAGTCAGGATGTTGCTAAATCTTACAAAGCTGCTTGCACTCCAGATATTTTTGTGTTTGATGAAGACCGGAAGTTAGTCTACAGAGGTCAATTTGATGATAGCAGACCAAGCAAGGATGCGCCTGTTACAGGTAATGACTTAAGGAAAGCACTCGACACTATGCTTGCCGGAGAAACAATCCCGGAAGATTCGCAAACACCGAGTATGGGTTGTAACATAAAATGGAAGCCGGGCAATGAACCCGAATATTTTGGCTGA
- the pdxH gene encoding pyridoxamine 5'-phosphate oxidase, whose amino-acid sequence MNKEKLQKLREDYSKHSLDESDVNQDPFKQFEQWMTEALESEIPEPNAMTLSTVDFNNKPHSRIVLLKGLEDGGFIFYTNYASNKGEQMEQNPNVSLCFLWLGLERQVLIEGKVEKLSKEESDAYFSQRPYKSQLGALASNQSAEVPNRAFLEKKFAELEEKYEEGNVPKPESWGGYKVTPEAIEFWQGRRSRLHDRIKYELVADKWNIKRLSP is encoded by the coding sequence ATGAATAAAGAAAAACTTCAAAAACTGCGTGAAGACTACTCTAAGCACTCGTTAGACGAATCTGATGTAAACCAAGATCCCTTTAAACAATTTGAGCAGTGGATGACAGAGGCTCTGGAGTCCGAAATTCCCGAGCCTAACGCCATGACGTTGTCTACGGTTGATTTCAATAATAAACCTCACTCCCGTATAGTGTTACTGAAGGGGCTGGAAGACGGTGGATTTATTTTTTACACGAATTATGCCAGCAATAAAGGTGAACAGATGGAGCAGAATCCAAATGTTTCCTTATGCTTTTTATGGCTAGGTCTTGAACGCCAAGTTCTAATAGAAGGGAAAGTTGAGAAACTATCTAAGGAAGAGAGTGATGCTTACTTTAGTCAGCGCCCTTATAAAAGCCAACTGGGAGCGTTAGCATCTAATCAAAGTGCAGAAGTGCCCAACAGAGCTTTTTTGGAAAAGAAGTTTGCCGAACTCGAGGAGAAATATGAAGAAGGAAATGTTCCCAAACCAGAAAGCTGGGGTGGGTACAAGGTGACTCCGGAAGCTATAGAGTTTTGGCAGGGAAGAAGAAGTCGGCTCCATGATCGAATAAAATATGAGCTTGTTGCTGATAAGTGGAACATTAAAAGACTGTCTCCTTAA